One window from the genome of Pseudanabaena yagii GIHE-NHR1 encodes:
- a CDS encoding aminotransferase class I/II-fold pyridoxal phosphate-dependent enzyme, with translation MNQHSVPLLEAARRYLDIDHAPFYMPGHKRGQGIDREFVDLLGETFFRLDLPEMPDLEEPVAEAEELAAAAYGSDRAWFLTNGSTCGVQAMLLATCQAGDKILIARNCHKSAFAGMILTGAVPIYLPTEYLSEFDLDLGVSPATLEAFLQQHPDAKAVLVVSPNYFGVCGEIEKLVAISHAYNVPLLVDAAHGAHLGFHPDLPISALQAGADLVVQSTHKVAGSLTQSSILHLQGNRLDAELVNRAVQILRSTSPNFLLMVSLDVARRQMAIKGKALLTETLRLAHEVRSQVQQIPNLRTFDQTLVPTLDHSRLTIMVDRIGITGFDADQYLHSHCDVVCEMATLSQLVFIFSLGNTQADVDRLILGCERLAKEKGKRKKEKLITNYELRVTDYQSQLTPREAYFAKSDRLPLEKAIGRISAESLCPYPPGIPLICIGEEITAEVVEMLQCILRSGGIINGASDESLETILVVKT, from the coding sequence ATGAATCAGCATTCAGTTCCATTACTAGAAGCGGCGCGGCGATATCTTGATATCGATCACGCGCCGTTTTATATGCCCGGTCACAAGCGTGGTCAAGGCATCGATCGCGAATTTGTAGATCTACTTGGCGAAACGTTTTTTCGACTCGATTTACCTGAAATGCCCGATCTCGAAGAGCCTGTTGCCGAAGCTGAGGAATTAGCCGCCGCAGCCTATGGTAGCGATCGCGCATGGTTTTTAACAAATGGCTCTACCTGCGGGGTACAGGCAATGTTACTGGCTACCTGCCAAGCAGGTGACAAAATCTTGATTGCCCGTAACTGCCATAAATCAGCCTTTGCGGGCATGATCTTAACGGGAGCAGTTCCCATCTATTTACCCACCGAATATTTATCGGAATTCGATTTGGACTTGGGTGTTAGTCCTGCTACCCTCGAAGCATTTTTACAGCAACATCCCGATGCTAAAGCTGTACTAGTAGTCAGCCCCAATTATTTTGGAGTCTGTGGCGAAATTGAGAAGCTAGTAGCGATCTCCCATGCCTATAACGTGCCTCTATTAGTCGATGCTGCCCACGGCGCACATTTAGGCTTTCATCCAGATTTACCGATTTCCGCATTACAGGCAGGAGCCGATCTGGTGGTGCAGTCCACCCATAAGGTCGCAGGTAGCCTTACCCAATCTTCGATTTTGCACTTACAAGGCAATCGACTTGATGCGGAACTAGTCAATCGTGCAGTGCAGATATTGCGATCGACTAGTCCTAACTTCCTACTCATGGTGTCGCTAGATGTGGCAAGGCGACAAATGGCAATAAAGGGCAAAGCACTCTTAACAGAAACGCTCCGACTTGCCCATGAGGTGCGATCGCAAGTACAGCAAATTCCTAATCTACGTACCTTTGACCAAACTCTAGTACCTACCCTTGATCATAGTCGCCTGACGATTATGGTTGATCGCATAGGCATTACAGGTTTCGATGCCGATCAGTACCTTCATTCTCATTGTGATGTGGTCTGTGAGATGGCAACCCTTAGCCAATTAGTGTTTATATTTAGCCTCGGTAATACTCAAGCAGACGTTGATCGACTCATCCTTGGATGTGAACGATTGGCTAAGGAAAAAGGAAAAAGGAAAAAGGAAAAATTAATTACGAATTACGAATTACGAGTTACGGATTACCAATCTCAACTTACTCCCCGTGAAGCCTATTTTGCAAAAAGCGATCGCCTACCCCTAGAGAAAGCGATCGGACGCATTAGTGCTGAATCTCTCTGTCCCTATCCTCCGGGAATTCCCTTAATTTGTATAGGAGAGGAAATTACAGCCGAAGTGGTGGAGATGTTGCAATGTATTTTGAGATCGGGCGGCATCATCAATGGTGCGAGTGATGAAAGCCTAGAAACAATTCTTGTTGTCAAAACATAA
- a CDS encoding CsbD family protein: MSLQERAKAAAKDLEGKVEEAVGNVTGDTGKQVEGQAKQAEARVRNTAEDVKDKAKDVANDIKKKAKDAID, translated from the coding sequence ATGAGTTTACAAGAACGTGCTAAAGCTGCTGCTAAGGATCTTGAAGGTAAGGTCGAAGAGGCAGTAGGTAATGTCACAGGAGACACTGGCAAACAGGTTGAAGGTCAAGCTAAGCAAGCTGAAGCCCGTGTTCGCAATACTGCTGAAGATGTAAAAGACAAGGCTAAAGATGTGGCTAACGATATCAAGAAAAAAGCAAAAGATGCTATCGATTAA
- a CDS encoding NUDIX hydrolase, giving the protein MSDLVPATILQNRLSYQGRKFSFHTDRIKLPNGVIGEYSYIKHPGAGMAVPVTADGKFVLVKQYRFAIQRYLLEFPAGTLEVGENHDVTIKREIEEETGYSASKWQYLGGFYICPGYSDEIIHAYLAQDLTKLEQPPAQDEDEEIEVVLLSREEIDNLLRSQSADTSLDAKSITAFHLALQALQA; this is encoded by the coding sequence ATGTCTGATCTCGTACCTGCAACAATTTTGCAAAACCGTCTCAGCTATCAAGGTCGTAAGTTCTCTTTTCATACCGATCGCATTAAGTTACCCAATGGCGTTATCGGAGAATATTCCTATATCAAACACCCTGGGGCAGGAATGGCGGTTCCTGTCACTGCCGATGGCAAGTTTGTCTTAGTAAAGCAATATCGATTTGCAATTCAGCGCTATTTACTAGAATTTCCTGCGGGAACTTTAGAAGTAGGCGAAAATCATGATGTGACGATTAAGCGGGAAATCGAAGAAGAGACAGGCTACAGTGCTAGTAAATGGCAATATCTCGGCGGATTCTACATTTGCCCCGGCTATTCCGATGAGATTATCCATGCTTATCTCGCACAGGATCTCACCAAATTGGAACAACCTCCTGCTCAAGATGAAGATGAAGAGATAGAAGTAGTACTGCTCAGTCGGGAAGAAATTGATAATTTATTGCGATCGCAAAGTGCAGATACTAGCCTTGATGCTAAGTCCATCACTGCCTTTCATCTAGCTTTGCAAGCTTTACAAGCCTGA
- a CDS encoding CsbD family protein codes for MISQIYRSLLTIGCILFLSSVIVFGLPVNKGWAANSFTPIASIERVKAGAKDLEGKTQEAIGNVTGNTKNQVIGKAKQAEADVRNAAEDVKDNVKLPERVKAGARDLEGKTQEAIGKVTGDRQDQIVGKGKQVESKTRNLIEDAKDKVQELFE; via the coding sequence ATGATTTCACAAATTTACAGATCTTTATTAACTATCGGCTGCATTTTATTCTTATCGTCTGTCATTGTCTTTGGGCTACCTGTTAATAAAGGTTGGGCAGCAAATTCATTTACTCCGATCGCTTCGATAGAGAGAGTGAAGGCAGGGGCAAAAGATCTTGAAGGTAAGACTCAAGAAGCGATCGGAAATGTCACAGGTAACACTAAAAATCAAGTCATTGGCAAAGCTAAACAAGCGGAAGCAGATGTTCGCAATGCGGCTGAAGATGTTAAAGACAATGTGAAACTGCCAGAACGAGTAAAGGCTGGTGCGCGAGATCTTGAAGGCAAGACTCAAGAAGCGATCGGTAAGGTGACAGGCGATCGCCAAGATCAAATTGTTGGCAAAGGTAAGCAAGTGGAATCTAAGACTCGCAACTTGATAGAAGATGCGAAAGATAAAGTCCAAGAATTGTTTGAATAA
- a CDS encoding alpha-amylase, giving the protein MFHQNGVMMQYFHWYLPDDGSLWNQVAEKAEDLAKAGITSLWLPPAYKGKSGGLDVGYGIYDLFDLGEFDQKGSIRTKYGTKDEYIQAIKLAHQAGLSIYADVVFNHKMGADHSEEVEATPMSMDDRNQAIGDYQTIQAWTHFTFEGRKGKYSEMEWHWWHFDAIDYNAYNEGEDAVYLLKGKSFDKNVDLEKGNFDYLMGCDLDIQNSEVQGELKYWGEWNYDLTNVDGFRFDAVKHVSAQFFQEWLEHMRNYAKRDLFAVGEYWSYEMEALHNFIDVTNGTVSLFDVPLHQNFHVASQSREDYDLSQIFENTLVQHQPSLAVTFVDNHDSQPLQSLESIVEAWFKPLAYALILLRQEGYPCIFAADYYGAHYQDYGKDGNEYEIWIDSHQWLLDQFLSVRQNYAYGQQLDYFDHPNTIGWTRLGDDEHQGGMAVVLSNAEEGRKWMEIGQPNCTYIDITKQVEQSITTNDDGWAEFCCNGGSVSVWIKTTT; this is encoded by the coding sequence ATGTTTCATCAAAACGGTGTCATGATGCAGTACTTTCACTGGTATCTGCCAGATGACGGTAGTCTGTGGAACCAAGTAGCAGAGAAGGCTGAAGACTTAGCTAAGGCTGGTATTACATCTCTATGGTTGCCCCCAGCCTACAAGGGAAAATCAGGTGGTCTGGATGTAGGCTATGGCATTTATGATCTATTTGATCTGGGTGAGTTTGATCAAAAAGGCTCGATCAGAACGAAATATGGCACAAAAGATGAATACATTCAGGCGATTAAACTGGCTCATCAAGCAGGGCTTAGTATTTATGCTGATGTGGTTTTTAATCACAAAATGGGAGCCGATCACTCGGAAGAGGTAGAAGCCACACCGATGAGTATGGACGATCGCAATCAGGCGATCGGTGATTATCAAACCATTCAAGCTTGGACTCACTTTACGTTTGAAGGGCGTAAAGGCAAATATTCTGAAATGGAATGGCATTGGTGGCATTTTGATGCGATCGATTACAATGCCTACAATGAAGGAGAAGATGCAGTTTATTTACTTAAAGGCAAATCCTTTGACAAAAATGTTGACCTTGAGAAAGGCAATTTTGACTATTTGATGGGCTGTGACCTTGACATCCAGAACTCAGAAGTACAGGGCGAACTCAAGTATTGGGGAGAATGGAACTATGATTTGACCAATGTTGATGGATTCCGCTTTGATGCAGTTAAGCATGTTTCCGCACAGTTCTTTCAGGAATGGCTAGAACATATGCGTAACTATGCCAAGCGCGATCTATTTGCTGTCGGTGAGTATTGGTCCTATGAAATGGAAGCTTTGCATAATTTTATTGATGTTACCAATGGCACAGTTAGTCTATTTGATGTGCCTTTGCATCAAAATTTTCATGTCGCGAGCCAATCGCGAGAAGACTACGACCTTAGCCAAATCTTTGAAAATACATTAGTTCAACATCAACCATCTCTGGCCGTCACCTTTGTCGATAATCATGACTCTCAACCATTGCAGTCCCTAGAGTCAATTGTTGAGGCTTGGTTTAAACCTCTTGCCTATGCGCTGATTTTGTTGCGCCAAGAGGGATATCCTTGCATTTTTGCTGCCGATTACTATGGCGCGCATTATCAGGACTATGGCAAAGATGGTAATGAATATGAAATCTGGATTGATAGTCATCAATGGCTACTCGATCAATTTCTATCAGTACGTCAAAACTATGCCTATGGTCAGCAGCTTGATTATTTTGACCATCCCAATACCATCGGCTGGACAAGACTAGGAGATGATGAGCATCAGGGAGGAATGGCAGTGGTATTAAGCAATGCTGAGGAAGGAAGAAAATGGATGGAAATTGGTCAGCCTAATTGTACCTATATCGACATCACCAAGCAGGTAGAGCAATCAATCACAACGAATGATGATGGCTGGGCAGAATTTTGTTGCAATGGTGGCTCTGTTTCAGTTTGGATTAAGACCACAACTTAG
- a CDS encoding AAA family ATPase — MTTSSYPLADNLKDAYRVCDVVPLKDLALEQYYVDLSGTRKNNAISAISQILEDQQAEDFCTILFTGHRGGGKSTELNHIQKQWEADYKVMYVDIEVDADPNDFEYTEIYLLAIKWIEFELRKEGLKFDAQLFKNFEDWFKEVIEETEESVEKSVSMQGELTLQSEIPFVPPFLAKLLVKLLAQIKGSDKRKRVIRQTLTQDISRLKFDINLLLNDGLKKWRRKFPSCKGFLIVFDGLDKCPSAVAEKLFIDNAKFLKSLECTVVYTAPISVVYSPKNASNFFENFHVIPMINIYNYDPSSGNVELEYNQNGLDAVASLIEKRLQVDAIFESRNELLELAKYSGGHVRQVMQLVRGAIQHARTNRRSKVNLEDINYSINQLQFTFERLIPTEHYPVLAQIYLTKDAPRDEMGQLMLFNISVFEYNGLSRWNYPNPVVIRSRLFQRALEDYRSKNP; from the coding sequence ATGACCACTTCATCTTATCCATTAGCTGATAATCTCAAGGATGCCTATCGTGTTTGCGATGTAGTTCCACTTAAAGATTTAGCTCTTGAGCAGTATTATGTCGATCTGTCAGGGACACGCAAAAATAATGCAATTTCTGCTATTAGCCAAATTTTAGAAGATCAACAGGCAGAAGATTTTTGCACAATTTTGTTTACAGGGCATCGTGGCGGCGGTAAGAGTACAGAGCTAAATCATATTCAAAAACAATGGGAAGCTGACTATAAGGTCATGTATGTTGACATTGAGGTCGATGCTGATCCTAATGATTTTGAGTATACTGAAATTTATTTATTAGCGATTAAATGGATCGAATTTGAACTACGAAAAGAAGGTTTGAAGTTTGATGCACAATTATTCAAAAATTTTGAAGATTGGTTTAAAGAGGTTATCGAGGAAACAGAGGAATCTGTAGAAAAATCAGTTTCAATGCAGGGCGAGTTAACTTTGCAGTCAGAGATTCCATTTGTACCGCCTTTTTTGGCGAAATTATTAGTTAAACTTTTGGCTCAAATCAAAGGTTCTGATAAGCGTAAACGAGTCATTAGACAAACTTTAACTCAAGATATTTCAAGATTAAAATTTGACATTAATTTATTGTTAAATGATGGGCTAAAAAAATGGCGGCGTAAGTTTCCAAGTTGCAAAGGATTTTTGATTGTTTTTGATGGATTGGATAAATGTCCTTCGGCTGTGGCAGAAAAATTATTTATTGATAATGCCAAGTTTCTTAAGAGCTTGGAATGTACAGTTGTTTATACTGCGCCTATTTCTGTGGTTTATTCCCCAAAGAATGCTAGTAATTTCTTTGAGAATTTCCATGTAATTCCTATGATCAATATTTACAATTATGATCCTAGTAGTGGCAATGTTGAACTTGAATATAATCAAAATGGATTGGATGCGGTCGCTAGTCTAATTGAGAAGCGATTACAAGTAGATGCCATTTTTGAGTCGCGTAATGAGTTGTTGGAATTAGCAAAATATAGTGGCGGTCATGTTCGTCAAGTCATGCAACTGGTACGTGGTGCAATTCAACACGCAAGAACTAATCGTCGTTCTAAGGTTAATTTAGAGGATATAAATTATTCAATTAATCAATTGCAATTTACTTTTGAAAGGCTAATCCCAACTGAGCATTATCCAGTTTTAGCACAAATTTATCTAACTAAGGATGCACCAAGAGATGAGATGGGACAATTGATGTTATTTAATATTTCGGTATTTGAATATAATGGTCTAAGTCGATGGAATTATCCTAATCCAGTGGTGATTAGAAGCCGTTTATTCCAGAGAGCTTTAGAGGATTATCGATCTAAAAATCCGTAG
- a CDS encoding GlsB/YeaQ/YmgE family stress response membrane protein yields MSFIWFILIGLAAGWLAGQLVKGGGFGLLGDIIVGVIGALLGGFLFSALGLSSGGGLLGSLIVATIGAVVLLFGLRLIKSA; encoded by the coding sequence ATGAGTTTTATTTGGTTTATTTTGATCGGTTTAGCTGCTGGCTGGCTAGCGGGTCAACTGGTTAAAGGTGGCGGTTTTGGACTACTAGGAGACATCATTGTTGGCGTAATTGGCGCATTACTTGGTGGATTTCTATTTAGTGCTTTGGGTTTATCTAGTGGGGGTGGATTACTTGGCAGTTTGATTGTCGCCACCATTGGTGCAGTTGTGCTGTTATTTGGTTTACGCCTGATCAAGTCAGCTTAA
- a CDS encoding tetratricopeptide repeat protein: MNDFDNENNNKPDFAVMNRQEIQELLSLLDLSDGFTVALAECNFWQDGVALVAALNEEIAADPEWAELQIVDWEFNDPELRYLLDELTQRLATLPRQEGKKLILVLRGLENAIGVVGDYPKFLVDLNFVRDAYIKNVPYPVLFVLPDYAITRFAQFAGDFWAWRSGVFKFQTTQEAREFAEAKTINSDRIIGSYIKPEKQERIDLLHRLLMETKPSGSKPESNSNAASQINILIELGIAYRSLSEFNQAIEFHQQALALSRKISDRNGEAASLNSLGLAYNSLGQYQQAIQFFHQSLDISREIGDHNDEAASLNNLGLTYNSLGQYQQAIQFFHQSLDISKEIGDRNCEASSLCNLGDAYNSLGQYQQAIQFFQQSLKIFREIGNLDFEANALVNLGIAYHFLGEYQQAIQIYQQSLKIKKEIGDRNGESNALGNLGLAYDSLGQYRQAIQFYQQQLEICREIDDRNGEANALNNLGIALQALGRRSESIEAFNASRKIFEELGLYHKIQDSGKSFAPLETVAKEPKRFQIKDEPEELPDWYKKSLPAPKPTPRKRPRRKNLFQKIFNWFHRIWTKLWGEARN, from the coding sequence ATGAACGATTTTGATAACGAGAATAATAATAAGCCTGATTTTGCGGTGATGAATCGTCAAGAGATTCAGGAATTGTTGTCTTTGTTGGATTTGTCGGATGGGTTTACAGTTGCGCTGGCGGAATGTAATTTTTGGCAGGATGGGGTGGCGTTGGTGGCGGCGCTGAATGAAGAGATTGCGGCTGATCCTGAGTGGGCAGAGTTGCAGATTGTGGATTGGGAGTTTAATGATCCTGAGTTGCGGTATTTGTTGGATGAGTTGACGCAGCGTTTGGCGACATTACCGCGACAGGAGGGGAAGAAGTTAATCTTGGTGTTGCGAGGTTTGGAAAATGCGATCGGGGTAGTGGGTGATTATCCTAAATTTTTGGTGGATCTCAATTTTGTGCGGGATGCCTATATCAAGAATGTGCCGTATCCTGTGCTGTTTGTGTTACCTGACTATGCAATTACTAGGTTTGCTCAGTTTGCAGGGGATTTTTGGGCATGGCGATCGGGGGTATTTAAGTTTCAGACTACGCAGGAAGCAAGAGAGTTTGCAGAAGCAAAAACTATTAACTCAGATCGAATTATTGGTAGTTATATTAAACCTGAAAAACAAGAACGCATTGATCTATTACATCGGCTCTTAATGGAAACTAAACCCTCTGGCTCGAAGCCAGAGTCTAATAGCAATGCTGCAAGTCAAATCAATATTTTGATTGAATTAGGAATTGCTTACCGTAGTTTGAGTGAGTTTAATCAAGCTATTGAGTTTCATCAGCAAGCATTAGCACTATCTCGAAAGATAAGTGATCGCAATGGTGAAGCAGCTTCTCTCAATAGTCTAGGGCTTGCTTACAATTCATTAGGGCAGTACCAGCAAGCGATTCAGTTTTTTCATCAATCTCTAGACATTTCTAGAGAAATTGGTGATCACAATGATGAAGCAGCTTCTCTCAATAATCTAGGGCTTACTTACAATTCACTAGGACAGTACCAGCAAGCGATTCAGTTTTTTCATCAATCTCTAGACATTTCCAAAGAAATTGGTGATCGCAATTGTGAAGCATCTTCTCTTTGTAATCTGGGAGATGCTTACAATTCATTAGGGCAGTACCAGCAAGCGATTCAGTTTTTTCAGCAGTCTCTGAAAATTTTCAGAGAAATTGGGAATCTAGACTTTGAAGCAAATGCTCTTGTCAATCTAGGCATTGCTTATCATTTCCTAGGGGAATACCAGCAAGCGATTCAGATCTATCAGCAGTCTCTGAAAATCAAAAAAGAAATTGGTGATCGCAATGGTGAATCAAATGCTCTTGGCAATCTAGGGCTTGCTTACGATTCACTAGGTCAGTATCGGCAAGCAATTCAGTTTTATCAGCAGCAACTGGAAATTTGTAGAGAAATTGATGATCGCAATGGTGAAGCAAATGCTCTCAATAACTTGGGAATTGCTCTCCAAGCATTAGGTCGCAGAAGTGAGTCCATAGAGGCTTTCAACGCTTCAAGAAAAATATTTGAAGAATTGGGACTTTATCATAAGATTCAGGATTCAGGTAAATCCTTTGCACCGCTAGAAACTGTTGCCAAAGAACCTAAGCGTTTCCAAATTAAAGATGAACCAGAGGAATTGCCAGACTGGTATAAGAAGTCGCTACCAGCTCCTAAACCCACACCCCGCAAACGTCCCCGTCGCAAAAATCTCTTTCAGAAAATCTTTAATTGGTTCCACCGCATTTGGACTAAGTTGTGGGGGGAAGCAAGAAATTGA